A window of the Branchiibius hedensis genome harbors these coding sequences:
- a CDS encoding MFS transporter has translation MTASRTPGRTLLLICTAMFMLMLDLTIVAVALPDIQESLHAGLSDLQWVIDAYTLPLAALLLTAATMGDRIGRRRVFLAGMAIFTLGSLACALAVNALALNLSRAFQGIGAAMLFGVAMPILGDAFPDPKARAKAIGAFGATLASATAVGPLLGGAIVDNIGWAWIFAINVPVGILAFVGAWRWMAESRAATPRPADWWGTLALTVSLTALVFAIIRGQAQGWGSPVIVGGFALAAAALVAFIARMATTPAPLVDLHLFTERRFVGVGLAALLIAGTIVAATNYVGLYFVNTLGYTPFQAGLRFLTLTLASFVAAPIAAQLMHRIPLQVSVPVSLAFVGVGMWWASHVDAASDWTATAPGFVLAGIGLGASSAVLSAAALATVEPDRAGMATGLVNTLRQVGTATGVAICGALFTATATSHVHTSLDSAAPAAQVTAMADAVSSGAGVRVAAAVPPAQQETVAHVARAATAEAIHTVLWVGGAVALIGAVVCLALLVQRRPVQSGSERTERDSLARTPS, from the coding sequence ATGACTGCCAGCCGCACCCCCGGCCGCACCCTGTTGTTGATCTGCACGGCGATGTTCATGCTCATGCTCGACCTCACGATCGTCGCGGTGGCCCTGCCGGACATCCAGGAGTCGCTGCACGCGGGCCTGTCCGATCTGCAGTGGGTCATTGACGCCTACACGCTGCCGCTGGCCGCGCTGCTGCTCACCGCGGCCACGATGGGTGACCGGATCGGCCGACGTCGGGTCTTCCTCGCCGGAATGGCGATCTTCACCCTCGGCTCCCTTGCCTGTGCACTGGCAGTGAATGCCCTGGCATTGAACCTGTCTCGCGCTTTCCAGGGCATCGGCGCTGCGATGCTCTTCGGCGTCGCGATGCCGATCCTGGGCGACGCCTTCCCCGACCCCAAGGCGCGCGCCAAGGCAATCGGCGCCTTCGGAGCGACGCTGGCGTCGGCTACCGCGGTCGGGCCGCTGCTGGGCGGCGCGATCGTCGACAACATCGGCTGGGCGTGGATCTTCGCGATCAACGTGCCGGTCGGCATCCTGGCGTTCGTCGGTGCGTGGCGCTGGATGGCCGAATCGCGTGCGGCGACCCCGCGGCCGGCCGACTGGTGGGGCACGCTCGCGCTGACGGTGTCGCTGACGGCCTTGGTCTTCGCGATCATCCGCGGCCAGGCGCAGGGGTGGGGATCGCCGGTGATCGTCGGCGGATTCGCGCTCGCGGCCGCTGCGCTGGTCGCCTTCATCGCCCGAATGGCCACCACCCCGGCACCGCTGGTGGACCTGCACCTGTTCACCGAGCGGCGTTTCGTGGGAGTGGGTCTCGCCGCCCTCCTGATCGCCGGCACCATCGTCGCGGCGACCAACTACGTCGGCCTGTACTTCGTGAACACCCTCGGCTACACGCCCTTCCAAGCCGGCCTTCGGTTCCTGACGCTGACCCTCGCGTCCTTCGTGGCGGCGCCCATCGCCGCCCAGCTGATGCATCGCATCCCGCTGCAAGTCTCCGTGCCCGTCTCACTCGCCTTCGTCGGTGTCGGCATGTGGTGGGCCTCGCACGTCGACGCCGCATCGGACTGGACCGCGACCGCACCCGGATTCGTCCTCGCCGGTATCGGTCTGGGCGCATCCAGTGCCGTGCTCTCAGCCGCCGCGCTGGCGACCGTCGAGCCGGACCGGGCCGGGATGGCCACCGGGTTGGTCAACACGCTGCGCCAGGTCGGCACCGCGACCGGGGTGGCGATCTGTGGGGCGCTCTTCACCGCGACCGCCACGTCCCACGTGCACACCTCGCTGGATAGCGCCGCCCCCGCCGCGCAGGTGACCGCGATGGCCGACGCCGTGTCCTCCGGAGCCGGCGTCCGGGTGGCCGCCGCCGTCCCACCGGCGCAGCAGGAGACGGTCGCACACGTAGCCCGGGCCGCGACCGCCGAGGCGATCCACACCGTGCTGTGGGTGGGTGGCGCCGTCGCTCTGATCGGTGCCGTGGTCTGCCTGGCGCTGCTGGTGCAACGCCGACCGGTTCAGTCCGGCAGCGAGCGCACCGAGCGCGACTCCTTGGCTCGTACGCCGAGTTGA
- the rpsM gene encoding 30S ribosomal protein S13 → MARLIGVDLPREKRVEVGLTYIFGVGKTRAQETLAATGINPDTRVRDLSDEELVQLRDYLEGNFRLEGDLRREVAADIRRKVEIGSYQGLRHRRGLPVHGQRTKTNARTRKGPKKTVAGKKKAK, encoded by the coding sequence ATGGCACGTTTGATCGGTGTCGACCTGCCGCGCGAGAAGCGCGTCGAGGTCGGCCTTACTTACATCTTCGGCGTGGGCAAGACCCGCGCCCAGGAGACGCTGGCAGCGACCGGCATCAACCCGGACACCCGTGTCCGTGACCTCAGCGACGAAGAGCTGGTTCAGCTCCGCGACTACCTCGAGGGCAACTTCCGCCTCGAAGGTGACCTGCGCCGCGAGGTGGCCGCCGACATCCGCCGCAAGGTGGAGATCGGCTCCTACCAGGGCCTGCGCCACCGTCGTGGCCTGCCCGTCCACGGTCAGCGCACGAAGACCAACGCGCGCACCCGCAAGGGCCCGAAGAAGACCGTGGCCGGCAAGAAGAAGGCCAAGTAA
- a CDS encoding DNA-directed RNA polymerase subunit alpha produces MLIAQRPTLSEEFVSDNRSRFVIEPLEPGFGYTLGNSLRRTLLSSIPGAAVTSLRIDGVQHEFSTIPGVKEDVTEIILNVKGLVVSSEHDEPVVMYLRKQGPGEVTAADIAPPAGVEVHNPHLHIATLNDKGKIEVELTVERGRGYVSAQQNKSADQEIGRIPVDSIYSPVLAVTYKVEATRVEQRTDFDKLIVDVETKNAIAPRDAMASAGKTLVELFGLARELNVEAEGIDMGPSPTDAALAADLALPIEDLDLTVRSYNCLKREAIHTVGELVARSEADLLDIRNFGAKSIDEVKEKLQEMGLQLKDSPPGFDASAIADRYEDDVDDDDAAFAEDEQY; encoded by the coding sequence GTGCTCATCGCACAGCGCCCCACCCTCAGCGAGGAGTTCGTCTCCGACAACCGTTCGCGGTTCGTCATCGAGCCGCTGGAGCCCGGTTTCGGCTACACGCTCGGCAACTCCCTGCGTCGCACCCTGCTGTCGTCCATTCCGGGCGCGGCCGTCACCAGCCTGCGCATCGACGGTGTGCAGCACGAGTTCTCCACGATCCCCGGGGTCAAGGAGGACGTCACCGAGATCATCCTGAACGTCAAGGGTCTGGTCGTCTCCTCCGAGCACGACGAGCCCGTCGTGATGTACCTGCGCAAGCAGGGCCCCGGTGAGGTCACCGCTGCGGACATCGCGCCGCCGGCCGGTGTCGAGGTGCACAACCCGCACCTGCACATCGCCACCCTGAACGACAAGGGCAAGATCGAGGTCGAGCTGACCGTCGAGCGTGGTCGTGGCTACGTCTCGGCGCAGCAGAACAAGTCCGCTGACCAGGAGATCGGCCGGATCCCGGTCGACTCGATCTACTCGCCGGTGCTGGCCGTGACCTACAAGGTCGAGGCGACCCGTGTCGAGCAGCGCACCGACTTCGACAAGCTGATCGTCGATGTGGAGACCAAGAACGCGATCGCTCCGCGCGACGCCATGGCCTCCGCCGGTAAGACGCTGGTCGAGCTGTTCGGTCTGGCCCGTGAGCTCAACGTCGAGGCCGAGGGCATCGACATGGGCCCCTCGCCGACCGACGCTGCGCTGGCCGCTGACCTGGCCCTGCCGATCGAGGACCTGGACCTGACGGTCCGCTCCTACAACTGCCTCAAGCGCGAGGCCATCCACACCGTGGGTGAACTCGTCGCCCGCAGCGAGGCCGACCTGCTGGATATCCGCAACTTCGGTGCGAAGTCCATCGATGAGGTCAAGGAGAAGTTGCAGGAGATGGGTCTGCAGCTCAAGGACAGCCCGCCCGGGTTCGACGCGAGCGCCATCGCCGACCGCTACGAGGATGACGTCGACGATGACGACGCCGCCTTCGCCGAGGACGAGCAGTACTGA
- the rplQ gene encoding 50S ribosomal protein L17 — MPTPTKGPRVGGGPAHERLILANLATSLFEHDRITTTEAKAKRLRPLAERLVTFAKRGDLHSRRRVLTVVRDKGVVHRLFTEIAPDMDGRDGGYTRITKIGPRKGDNAPMAVIELVREPVNAKPKRAVVAEAEGATKKAASKKAADEDAAPAEEIVEAEAPVDEPTVAEEADAVASDETVADDSAADDSAAAEGDAKA, encoded by the coding sequence ATGCCTACCCCTACCAAGGGCCCCCGCGTCGGTGGCGGACCCGCGCACGAGCGGCTCATCCTCGCCAACCTGGCGACCAGCCTGTTCGAGCACGACCGCATCACCACCACCGAGGCCAAGGCCAAGCGGTTGCGTCCGCTGGCCGAGCGGCTGGTCACCTTCGCCAAGCGCGGTGACTTGCACTCGCGCCGCCGCGTGCTGACCGTGGTGCGCGACAAGGGTGTCGTGCACCGCCTCTTCACCGAGATCGCGCCTGACATGGACGGTCGCGACGGTGGCTACACCCGCATCACCAAGATCGGCCCCCGCAAGGGCGACAACGCGCCGATGGCCGTCATCGAACTCGTCCGCGAGCCGGTGAACGCCAAGCCGAAGCGCGCCGTCGTGGCCGAGGCCGAGGGTGCGACCAAGAAGGCTGCTTCGAAGAAGGCCGCTGACGAGGACGCTGCTCCCGCCGAGGAGATCGTCGAAGCAGAGGCTCCCGTTGACGAGCCGACGGTCGCCGAAGAGGCGGACGCTGTGGCCAGCGACGAGACCGTAGCCGACGACTCCGCGGCGGACGACTCCGCTGCGGCAGAGGGCGACGCGAAGGCCTGA
- the rpsK gene encoding 30S ribosomal protein S11, translating to MPPKSRVAGAKKVRRKEKKNVAAGNAYIRSTFNNTIVSITDPTGAVIAWASAGQVGFKGSRKSTPYAAQMAAEAAARRAMEHGMRKVDVFVKGPGSGRETAIRSLAAAGLEVGAIADVTPQPHNGVRQPKRRS from the coding sequence ATGCCTCCCAAGAGCCGTGTAGCGGGCGCCAAGAAGGTGCGCCGCAAGGAGAAGAAGAACGTTGCCGCTGGCAACGCCTACATCCGCAGCACGTTCAACAACACCATCGTCTCGATCACCGACCCCACGGGTGCTGTGATCGCGTGGGCCTCCGCCGGCCAGGTCGGCTTCAAGGGCTCGCGTAAGTCCACGCCGTACGCCGCGCAGATGGCCGCCGAGGCCGCCGCCCGCCGTGCCATGGAGCACGGCATGCGCAAGGTCGACGTTTTCGTCAAGGGTCCGGGCTCCGGCCGTGAGACCGCCATCCGTTCGCTGGCCGCCGCGGGCCTCGAGGTCGGCGCGATCGCCGACGTCACCCCGCAGCCGCACAACGGTGTCCGCCAGCCCAAGCGCCGCAGCTGA
- the rpsD gene encoding 30S ribosomal protein S4, translating into MARYTGPITKKSRRLKVDLVGGDKSFEQRPFPPGQHGRGRIQEKEYLNQLQEKQKARFTYGVMEKQFVRYYKEAARRPGKTGANLLTILESRLDNVIYRAGLARTRRAARQLVTHGHFEVNGVRVDVPSYRVEQYDIITVREKSREAFPIQLARETFGERPVPAWLHVSEGTLQVLVHQLPTREQIDVPLSEQLIVELYSKN; encoded by the coding sequence ATGGCCCGTTACACCGGACCCATCACCAAGAAGTCTCGTCGCCTCAAGGTCGACCTCGTCGGCGGCGACAAGAGCTTCGAGCAGCGCCCCTTCCCGCCCGGCCAGCACGGCCGCGGTCGCATCCAGGAGAAGGAGTACCTGAACCAGCTGCAGGAGAAGCAGAAGGCTCGCTTCACCTACGGCGTCATGGAGAAGCAGTTCGTCCGCTACTACAAGGAAGCGGCGCGTCGCCCCGGTAAGACCGGTGCGAACCTGCTGACCATCCTGGAGTCCCGCCTGGACAACGTGATCTACCGCGCCGGCCTGGCCCGTACCCGTCGGGCCGCCCGCCAGCTGGTCACGCACGGCCACTTCGAGGTCAACGGCGTGCGCGTCGACGTCCCGTCCTACCGCGTCGAGCAGTACGACATCATCACGGTCCGCGAGAAGTCCCGGGAAGCCTTCCCGATCCAGCTGGCTCGCGAGACCTTCGGTGAGCGCCCGGTCCCGGCCTGGCTGCACGTGTCCGAGGGCACCCTGCAGGTCCTGGTCCACCAGCTGCCGACCCGTGAGCAGATCGACGTGCCGCTGTCTGAGCAGCTGATCGTCGAGCTCTACTCGAAGAACTGA